Genomic window (Tribolium castaneum strain GA2 chromosome 2, icTriCast1.1, whole genome shotgun sequence):
ATATCCTCCCCGTTGATAGTCTTCCGTTTCTCCATATAACACCGATCACTGGCCTCGCTGGTGATAAAACTGATGAACTCAGACACGCATTCCTGCACACACTCGCGGGCGTCCTTCGCGATCTGAAACCGCCCAAGAACCGAAATTACGCACCAAAACGCCGAAACTTTGCCACAAGCAATGCGTACTTTATTATTTACCTTTCCCGTTTCTGGAATTGCTTTCTTCATGATCTTTGCGACGTTTGCGATCGGCAAAAACCTGTCTTGCTCGCGGAGCGGCGCCCCGACTTTGTCAATGGGGTCGTGGTTTGAGTCGTCCGTGTTTTCGGCCGTGAGCTGCTCCGTTTCGTCTACAAACCCCAAATGAGGCGGAAAAGCGCAAAACTTTCCACTCACCATCCATTTCTTCCACTTGGACCATGTAGTGCTGGTCTGAGAGCGCAAATGTGTGTGTGATGTCATCTGACAGTTCTGTCTTTTCCATGTCAGCGAGGGCAACGTTTACACTCAATTGGACCGAAATAGTGGCTCACAAAAACACGcacttttgacaaaaaatataatttgatCGATTTTGGAACGTAAACAGCGTTCGTGGGGCTGTGGGCTTTTGCTCTTTCTTGGCATGCGCGGAGGGCgcgtattgttggttgcatacaccATCATTAAAAGTTGGCGAATTAGCTCCATAAAGCATTTTTtgccacttttttcaatttcattctctaatttttcaacagatttcatcaaaagataccgggcgtataagttgattccacaatttttaaattgtttttaccttttttgtgacttttagcacgtttttgaccgaaaatggacatcATTTCTCCAAAACTcacaaaatctatttttatgctcagcagttttatgctccgctttacgtttatacttctatgtgttctctcaatctcttatttttgtttacatgttGTTTTACTTACCTTctcttcacattttttttgatagaaaaattgtcaccctgatccgggtgcgaacacccgacctcccccgtcgaaagtggcgcttataccactgggccaccgggCCCCAGGTACCGACCGTCTTtggcagatattttaacacaaactttttaaacaaatcaacattacaaactatataattgcaataatttacctaaaacgcaaatatattcagttcaaaagtcggcgaattagctcgagaaaacgttttcttccactttttttcaatttaattctcacCAGAgcctgaaaaaaattttgaattcaaGTATGGCGCCGGCTGAAATGGTGGCAAAGTGAAATTCCCTACAAGTGGTAATGTCAATGTCAGATGAGCaagtaaacaattatttaaaaatggttttaaatCCGTAATTTTACGATGAAATTGTATACATGCCTCCGAATAGGTGTGTCGTTTTCGGTCCTTTTGGTAGTATTCTATTTCTACAGCATCAAGATACTCAATAACAAAGATGACGTGAGTGTGGAAGAGTCtcataaagtaacaaaaagtCTTGAGGTAACAACAGACCGGATCGAGTTTAAACGGTAATTACTTGTTCCCTGGccgttgtttttattaatttattgtttcgtTAGAAATGACATTGTCCTGGCTGTGGTTGCGTGTGGAGACAGGCTTCAAGAAACCCTGAATATGCTCAAATCTGCTCTAATATTTAGCAAAGAGAAGCtgaattttatcgtttttGCCGAGGATAACTTAATAGAGAGTTTCAATCAAAAAGTGGGCTTGAATACGTTAATATAGAGACTTTAATTTAGCTCGTTTATTTCAGTTAAGCGAATGGAAAACTTTAACAAACCATGCGTTTACGTACAAAGTTATGGCTTTGACGTTTCCTGTGAAGGACGCAGAGGAGTGGAAGAGGCTTTTTAAGCCTTGTGCAGCCCAGAGATTATTTCTACCTGTTGTCCTCTACTCAATATTTTCcacattttatgaaattattttttagaatattttaaaagacgTAGATTCCTTATTGTACATGGATACAGATACGTTGTTTTTGACGCCAGTCGAGAACATTTGGAGCTATTTCCACAAGATGAATTCTAGTCAGATGGCTGCGTTGGCCCCAGAACATGAGGACCCAAACGTTGGGTGGTACAACCGTTTTGCCAAACACCCATTTTACGGAAAATTGGGTACAATTGTGTGACTTTTTTGCACTTTGTAATCCCCAATTTCAGGCGTAAATTCCGGCGTGATGTTAATGAATTTGACCAGAATGAGGGCGTTCCAGTGGAGTGAGTACGTAGTCCCCATTTAtagaaaatacaaattgaagATAACGTGGGGCGACCAGGACATAATCAATATAATTTTCCACTACCACCCTGGTATATGACCATTTTTGGTgcgattttataaaattgtgaTTCGTTTTAGGGAAATTGTATTTATATTCGTGTAGGTTTAATTTCCGACCTGACCACTGCATGTACATGAGTGTTTGTAAGCCGGCGGAAAAGTTCGGAGTGGCTGTGGTCCATGGTTCTCGCGGGTTTTTCCACTCAGAGAAACagccggtttttcaagcaatttATAGAGCTTTTGAAGAGGTTGTTACTACCGATTACAGGAATCTGTAATTGAAAACGCAGTTTTAGTTCCGTCTAGGGGGTGATGTATTCAAGGATTTTTACCAACCGCTTGAAGCCTTTTTGGAACAAGTTCAGAACACGAACTGTGGCCATATTAAAgacatttttctcaaaaacgtgCGACTTTACATTAACATGGAAGACACCAGTTAGTAAGCCAGAGTTTGTTAATGCAACGAAGCTGTCCATCAATGCaggatattttatttacaagtggagtttatacttttataagctgaataaataattattgagCCCTCCACTTGAATTTTCTggtgattagatctctcactgaaagtataaattacattagctatttttttgaagtgcgtgaataatttataacataattttgaaagaaaatgaaaCGTTATCGTTTTCCTAGTtctgaaacagctaatagaaatatttgcatttacctgagaaaaactaaaaattctttaaaatctTCGTCTCCTGaattgatcaacaataaataatatccGTAGAACACAAAGTAAAAACGGTTATTAACACTATAAACGTCGTTAATCCTAAATCTTTAgcacaaaaccaaaaataagttggaccatttttaaattttgtttaaaccaaGATTGGGATGGcgatttttttaggttggtgCACCTGTTTACGCCTTTTTTATGTAGGGAATTTGAAGGTTATGTAACCtaacctatttttttttgaaaaatgttgcgAAAAGTGTTAAAGCCCACAACGTTGTGTGCTCTTTGGCCGCTTGATTTTCTCAATGACAATGATAAGTTGAGGCAAGACACTCCCACCGAGCAAAAAGTTGATTTATCAACTTTGCCGGAAGAGACAGGTTGGGACCGTCTGAAGCGGGTTTTTGAGGCCGAGTCGGTACGAAACCATTGGGCTCCATGTAGTTAATTGTTCAATTGTAGTGACTTTGGTGAGGTCAGCAAGGAATTACTCACTGTTTTACACGTCGGGGGCATGAGTTTGTTCGTGGGGGGCATTTACGGGGGCGTTGTGCACAGTAGGGTGGCCTATGTGAATTTTATGAAGAACAACCAAGCCACGGCTTTTACTGATCATCTCGAGGCCAAGGTATGGCGGCTCTGGCTGTTTTTAAGCGAATTAATTTTGTCCAGTGcagaaaaaattgcaagatgCGGTTACGAAAAGTTTCGGGAAGGGGGCCTGGATGTGGTCGTGGAGGCTTGCCTCGTTCACGATGTCTTTTACGTAAGGAAGATTGGATTGTTGTTGGTATTTTTCCTTGTTATTTATTAGGGCAATTTCAACTGGAATTTCTGTATACCGGGGGAAATCGGGAATTCTGGAATACGTTGTTGCGGGGTTATTTAGTGGTACCTTGTATAAGTGGAATATGGGTCCGAGGGGCTGGGTAGTCGGGGGCGGATTAGGTATTTTCTCAACTAGCCAAGCcttggttaatttatttttgatccaGGGGCAGTGTTGGGTTTAATAGCAGGCGGTGCCACTTTAGGTTTGTTAAGTTTGACAGGGATGTCGATGGATGAGGTCAGGTACTGGCAGTACCACTGGCAACGAGAGCGGCAAAACTACACAAATAAGGGTATAGCTGAGTACCTTGCCAAGGAAGAAGATGAAGTTGTCCAGCACCACAATAAGAGAGTCGGAAATTCGGGAAAAACATTAGAAAATGTGGCCGAGTAATTGTGATAACTGTATTCATGTAACACGAAAGCGACTGATAGTTAATACTACTTAATGATTTATACAATGAGcttcaaatacaaaaatatttgtttgaaaaagcTAGTTGAGCGCATGTTAAccgaataaataatttatataaagcATACAACCGCCGTTTCAATTGTCCACGTTTTGAGACTTTGTCATTCGTTTTGGTCCTCGGTTTGGTGGCCCTTTCGGTTTGGCAAATTTCGGACggtgcaaattttttgttgggtGTATCTCCTCGTACAGGAACTCTTCGGTCAACTCAGACCCTGAATCAATTTCCAACTGAAATTTTTCCGTTATCAGATGAGTAAAATACTACGAGCGGAACAACAAATTGAACATTTTCTATTCTGTTTCTACTTCGTTAATTACTTATCaacatcaaatttttattaatactgctaaaataattgtttattcaAAAGATTTTTCTCTTCTCATAATAGATCAAGAAAAcaatggaaatttttaaaactaggGACTTTGTCACAGATCATGAAGAAAACTAAAAGCACTTCGAGTATAAACCGGATGAAGAAATAACATCTAGTAATGGTTatcgtgttttttattttatttgctttaagttttttgttcgaaaaataacaatttttctgcAATACAACTCTGTGTTGTCAAAAACATAACAAAGAAGGCATAATAAAATtgtcagtaaaaataaaagaaaaaattaaaactgaataaTCAGTGGGGTAGAAAATACCAACGTCATGCATCCTAGTGTTaaaaatgcaagaaaaatgtaagaaaattaaattttctacaaaaaaatctgtaaTAAATTCTTGAGACccaaaaaaactttcaaaaccTATACATTGGATTGCTTCGTATCTTACTGGTCGTAGtcaaatagtttttatttgtGGTCTACTCGTATTTtctaccaaatttggtgatttttttaataaagacaGAAAGAAAAGCTTGATTTTTGGttgaaaaacgtgtttaaatcctcagaactttaaaaaataacgtcctttttgacataattctgtaatttattggtttattttataagaggTTTGGCgtaataattgagtttttgctgaataaacgcttagaaaaaataaattcttggtcattttcgaccaaatttggtcatttttttgttctagcttaataaaaacaggCTAAAAAGCTTGAGTTTTGGGGTAAAGGCGTGTTAAAGTCTTCAGAACTTGCaaggaaatgttttttttgacataattatgatttattggcttgttttttttaaatgttgcacaataattaagtttttgctgaatgaacgcttaaaaaaatacatttttagtcattttcgaccaaatttggtaatctTTTCAttcttatttaagaaaaacggGGAGAAACTtgagttttagttttaaaatgtgCTTAAATAATCAAAACTTGGAAAAATAACGTCCTTTTTGAcgtaattctgtaatttttggccattattggcttacttttttaaaaatattggacaacaattaagtttttgctaaataaattcttagaaaaaataaatttttggtaattttcgaccaaatttggtaatttttaggttctagtttaataaagaaaaagaaaaacttgttttttatcaCCAGTAGGTGTctcatttattgtttttaaatatgtgtaaaaaatgtcatattgtctatttatttattgaatattGTAAAGTGCCCTTTACAATATAC
Coding sequences:
- the 140up gene encoding RPII140-upstream gene protein translates to MLRKVLKPTTLCALWPLDFLNDNDKLRQDTPTEQKVDLSTLPEETGWDRLKRVFEADDFGEVSKELLTVLHVGGMSLFVGGIYGGVVHSRVAYVNFMKNNQATAFTDHLEAKKKLQDAVTKSFGKGAWMWSWRLASFTMSFTAISTGISVYRGKSGILEYVVAGLFSGTLYKWNMGPRGWVVGGGLGAVLGLIAGGATLGLLSLTGMSMDEVRYWQYHWQRERQNYTNKGIAEYLAKEEDEVVQHHNKRVGNSGKTLENVAE
- the LOC658303 gene encoding glucoside xylosyltransferase 2, yielding MKLYTCLRIGVSFSVLLVVFYFYSIKILNNKDDVSVEESHKVTKSLEVTTDRIEFKRNDIVLAVVACGDRLQETLNMLKSALIFSKEKLNFIVFAEDNLIESFNQKLSEWKTLTNHAFTYKVMALTFPVKDAEEWKRLFKPCAAQRLFLPNILKDVDSLLYMDTDTLFLTPVENIWSYFHKMNSSQMAALAPEHEDPNVGWYNRFAKHPFYGKLGVNSGVMLMNLTRMRAFQWSEYVVPIYRKYKLKITWGDQDIINIIFHYHPGKLYLYSCRFNFRPDHCMYMSVCKPAEKFGVAVVHGSRGFFHSEKQPVFQAIYRAFEEFRLGGDVFKDFYQPLEAFLEQVQNTNCGHIKDIFLKNVRLYINMEDTS
- the Nf-YB gene encoding uncharacterized protein Nf-YB isoform X1, which encodes MEKTELSDDITHTFALSDQHYMVQVEEMDDETEQLTAENTDDSNHDPIDKVGAPLREQDRFLPIANVAKIMKKAIPETGKVNNKIAKDARECVQECVSEFISFITSEASDRCYMEKRKTINGEDILYAMSSLGFDNYVEPLKLYLLKYREAAKSDKNLQPSEMAFDETSDESYNSTVTRNVIAAEPGGTETVIYTYQDTNIHQFQIN
- the Nf-YB gene encoding uncharacterized protein Nf-YB isoform X3, with translation MEKTELSDDITHTFALSDQHYMVQVEEMDDETEQLTAENTDDSNHDPIDKVGAPLREQDRFLPIANVAKIMKKAIPETGKVNNKIAKDARECVQECVSEFISFITSEASDRCYMEKRKTINGEDILYAMSSLGFDNYVEPLKLYLLKYREAAKSDKNLQPSEMAFDETSDESYMCKNE
- the Nf-YB gene encoding uncharacterized protein Nf-YB isoform X2, whose amino-acid sequence is MEKTELSDDITHTFALSDQHYMVQVEEMDDETEQLTAENTDDSNHDPIDKVGAPLREQDRFLPIANVAKIMKKAIPETGKIAKDARECVQECVSEFISFITSEASDRCYMEKRKTINGEDILYAMSSLGFDNYVEPLKLYLLKYREAAKSDKNLQPSEMAFDETSDESYNSTVTRNVIAAEPGGTETVIYTYQDTNIHQFQIN